In uncultured delta proteobacterium, the following proteins share a genomic window:
- the lpxB gene encoding Lipid-A-disaccharide synthase: MNARKLWISAGELSGDMHGAALVAALRAKAPSLSFIGMGGPYMAREEAFTPLFRIEELSVMGVTEVLRHLPRILGLLSRIKKSLAENRPDAVIVIDAPAFHFRVIKAARELGIPVYYYISPKAWAWKEKRALFIKENVRRLISILPFEVAFYKKFGMDIDYVGNPLVDMVDWSRIKDVAPVPGKIGLLPGSRNREITSLTPEFGKAARILLQKLPHLTFHMVRAPGVSEETLRALWPADVPLAVCPPDDRYAFMRSCEMLIAASGTVTLEAALTRTPTLVTYKVTPISSILIRMVIKIPYVSLSNLILGKALFPELLQKDADGENIAAKALEWLAPADGSRPLETVREELADLQSQMGEPGAVNRAADVIVEDLP; this comes from the coding sequence ATGAACGCGCGAAAACTCTGGATCAGCGCCGGCGAACTGTCCGGCGACATGCACGGCGCGGCCCTCGTCGCGGCCCTGCGCGCAAAGGCCCCGTCCCTTTCCTTTATCGGCATGGGCGGGCCGTACATGGCGCGGGAAGAGGCTTTCACCCCCCTTTTCCGCATCGAGGAGCTTTCCGTGATGGGGGTGACGGAAGTGCTCCGCCATTTGCCGCGCATCCTGGGCCTGCTTTCCCGCATCAAAAAAAGCCTGGCTGAAAACAGGCCGGACGCGGTTATCGTCATCGACGCCCCGGCCTTCCATTTCCGCGTCATCAAAGCGGCTCGGGAGCTGGGCATTCCCGTATATTATTACATAAGCCCCAAAGCCTGGGCCTGGAAGGAAAAACGCGCCCTGTTCATCAAGGAGAACGTCCGGCGGCTCATCAGCATTCTGCCGTTCGAGGTCGCCTTCTACAAAAAATTCGGCATGGACATCGACTACGTGGGCAACCCCCTTGTGGACATGGTCGACTGGAGCCGTATTAAGGACGTCGCCCCGGTACCGGGCAAAATCGGGCTCCTGCCCGGCAGCCGGAACCGGGAAATAACGTCCCTCACCCCGGAGTTCGGAAAAGCCGCGCGGATACTGCTGCAAAAACTGCCCCATCTCACGTTCCACATGGTGCGCGCGCCGGGCGTGTCCGAGGAAACGCTCCGCGCGCTCTGGCCCGCCGACGTGCCCCTTGCCGTCTGCCCGCCGGATGACCGCTACGCCTTCATGCGCAGTTGCGAAATGCTCATCGCCGCCTCGGGCACCGTGACATTGGAGGCCGCCCTCACCCGGACGCCGACGCTGGTGACATACAAGGTCACGCCCATAAGCTCCATTCTTATCCGGATGGTGATAAAAATTCCGTACGTCAGCCTGTCCAACCTGATCCTGGGCAAGGCCCTGTTCCCGGAACTGCTGCAAAAAGACGCGGACGGCGAAAACATCGCGGCCAAGGCGCTTGAATGGCTTGCCCCCGCCGACGGCTCCCGCCCCCTGGAGACCGTGCGCGAGGAGCTTGCGGACCTTCAATCGCAAATGGGGGAACCCGGCGCGGTGAACCGCGCCGCCGACGTCATTGTGGAGGATTTGCCATGA
- a CDS encoding dTDP-4-dehydrorhamnose reductase — MDMHATAKPKLMILGGATGLLGQAMVQTASLAGYPVIASARGDFDPLNTASIAAYIDSHTPDIVCNTIAYTQVDKAEEEEEKALNLNRLFPRLLGRIIKERPSISLLHCSTDFVFNGRKKEPYVETDATDPLNVYGRSKLEGEKALLELQLENLCIVRTAWLFGPGKKNFVSTILGLCTEGKTLKVVHDQIGSPTYTMDLAAYCLHLLAAGGRGIFHIANSGQVSWCELASEAIRLAQLECPVTPIPSGEYPQKAQRPAFSALDCSKFTKLTGITPRSWGPALADYIFANTDHG, encoded by the coding sequence ATGGACATGCACGCCACGGCAAAACCCAAACTTATGATTTTGGGCGGCGCCACCGGCCTCCTCGGTCAAGCCATGGTTCAGACGGCCTCCCTGGCCGGATATCCCGTCATCGCTTCCGCCAGAGGGGATTTTGACCCCCTGAATACCGCCAGCATTGCCGCGTACATCGATTCCCACACCCCGGACATCGTGTGCAACACCATCGCGTACACCCAGGTTGACAAGGCGGAGGAGGAGGAAGAGAAAGCCCTGAATCTGAACAGGCTTTTCCCCCGCCTTCTCGGGCGGATCATCAAGGAAAGACCGTCCATTTCCCTGTTGCATTGCAGCACGGACTTCGTCTTTAACGGGCGCAAAAAAGAACCCTACGTCGAAACCGACGCGACGGACCCGCTGAACGTATACGGCCGCAGTAAGCTTGAGGGGGAGAAGGCGCTGCTGGAATTGCAACTTGAAAATTTGTGCATCGTCCGCACGGCCTGGCTTTTCGGCCCCGGTAAAAAGAACTTCGTCAGCACCATTCTCGGCCTCTGCACCGAGGGGAAAACGCTGAAAGTGGTGCACGATCAAATCGGGTCCCCGACCTACACCATGGACCTTGCCGCCTATTGCCTGCATCTTCTGGCAGCCGGGGGCCGGGGCATTTTCCATATCGCCAACAGCGGCCAGGTTTCCTGGTGCGAACTGGCTTCGGAAGCCATCCGGCTGGCCCAGCTCGAATGCCCGGTCACGCCCATCCCGTCCGGGGAGTATCCCCAAAAAGCCCAGCGCCCCGCTTTTTCCGCCCTTGACTGTTCAAAGTTCACCAAGCTGACGGGCATCACGCCCCGGTCCTGGGGGCCCGCGCTGGCCGACTACATTTTCGCCAACACGGACCATGGCTGA
- a CDS encoding conserved hypothetical protein (Evidence 4 : Homologs of previously reported genes of unknown function): MDQRERELMEKYAPQDEELRTLQGEHALYGKQLEKLESKPYRTPAEDMQVKQLKKQKLEAKTKLVAILERYAREA; this comes from the coding sequence ATGGACCAAAGAGAACGTGAATTGATGGAAAAGTACGCGCCCCAAGATGAAGAACTCCGCACCCTTCAGGGCGAGCACGCCCTGTACGGGAAGCAGCTGGAAAAGCTGGAAAGCAAGCCCTACCGCACACCCGCCGAGGATATGCAGGTCAAGCAGCTCAAAAAGCAGAAACTGGAAGCCAAGACGAAGCTCGTCGCCATTCTGGAACGGTACGCCCGCGAAGCCTAG
- a CDS encoding conserved hypothetical protein (Evidence 4 : Homologs of previously reported genes of unknown function): MSVKTPPPWAKPLPENCWQLLVYVQPGAKKSEIAGEMEGRLRLRIAAQAIDNKANKALTVFVAKCLGVRPSRVSLESGETSRKKTLKVLDLPEPDWSALGAPGVPS, translated from the coding sequence ATGAGCGTGAAGACGCCGCCGCCCTGGGCCAAACCTCTGCCGGAAAACTGCTGGCAATTGTTGGTATACGTGCAGCCGGGCGCGAAAAAAAGCGAAATTGCCGGCGAAATGGAAGGAAGATTGCGCCTGCGCATAGCCGCACAGGCCATCGATAATAAGGCGAATAAGGCTCTTACTGTTTTTGTCGCGAAGTGCCTTGGCGTCAGGCCCAGCCGCGTCAGCCTGGAGAGTGGCGAGACGTCACGGAAAAAGACGCTCAAGGTGTTGGATTTACCTGAACCGGACTGGAGCGCGTTAGGCGCTCCGGGTGTACCATCCTAG